The following proteins are encoded in a genomic region of Alnus glutinosa chromosome 8, dhAlnGlut1.1, whole genome shotgun sequence:
- the LOC133874486 gene encoding uncharacterized protein LOC133874486, producing the protein MEKARSVVVVLCFGFLGLCYALESPQYTVVHSESNFEIRLYRDSTWMSAPVKDISFDKATKLGFHRLFQYIQGANLNFSRIAMTAPVLTSIVPGAGPLHSSAYFVQFYLPVKFQASPPLPLPELNLKPFAWDSHCIAVRRFSGFARDNNIVEEAEKLGISLSRSPWANSTSSASGYAYSIAQYSSPFRIIGRVNEVWVDINASELDGCKLSGVAAY; encoded by the exons ATGGAGAAAGCAAGGTCGGTGGTAGTGGTGCTGTGTTTTGGGTTTCTGGGTCTGTGCTACGCGCTCGAATCGCCACAGTACACGGTGGTTCACTCCGAATCCAACTTCGAGATCAGACTCTATAGAGACTCCACGTGGATGTCTGCTCCCGTCAAAGACATCTCCTTCGACAAGGCCACCAAGCTTGGTTTCCATAG GTTGTTCCAGTACATCCAAGGCGCCAATCTGAATTTCTCCCGGATCGCAATGACAGCTCCTGTATTGACAAGCATAGTCCCGGGAGCCGGCCCTCTACACTCATCGGCCTATTTCGTGCAGTTTTACTTGCCGGTGAAGTTCCAAGCTAGCCCTCCGCTCCCGCTCCCAGAACTGAACCTGAAACCTTTTGCATGGGACAGTCACTGTATTGCTGTTAGGAGGTTCTCTGGATTTGCAAGGGATAATAACATTGTTGAAGAGGCAGAGAAACTTGGCATTAGCTTGAGCAGGTCTCCATGGGCAAATTCAACTTCTTCTGCAAGTGGTTATGCCTATTCGATTGCACAGTACAGTTCTCCATTCCGGATCATTGGGCGTGTAAATGAGGTTTGGGTGGATATTAATGCATCTGAATTAGATGGCTGTAAGTTGAGTGGAGTAGCTGCATACTAA
- the LOC133875296 gene encoding enoyl-[acyl-carrier-protein] reductase 1, mitochondrial-like, whose protein sequence is MQSVRKFIAGDHRIGVRRVSTADSASLRKSVVSLLDSLSLKPGATLVQNCGDSDIGKVVVQVAKERNLQTISIIEDKPGSPDIIEELKALGGDIIVPESYTKTWYMKRLAGELRPSAGLNFSDGYQATAVCKAVTSGGTFLTYGKKLPKHVAYDGAAHKPVEWDAFLRAKNLKVLNY, encoded by the exons ATGCAGTCCGTACGGAAATTCATCGCCGGCGACCACCGGATCGGAGTTCGACGCGTTTCGACCGCCGATTCCGCTTCTCTCAGAAAGAGCGTTGTTTCTTTGTTGGATTCGCTTTCTCTCAAACCAG GTGCAACGCTGGTGCAGAATTGTGGGGACAGTGATATTGGGAAGGTTGTGGTTCAGGTGGCAAAAGAGCGGAACCTTCAGACCATAAGCATAATCGAAGACAAGCCGGGGAGTCCTGATATCATTGAAGAGCTCAAGGCACTTGGTGGGGATATAATTGTCCCTGAAAGTTACACAAAGACATG GTATATGAAGCGTTTAGCTGGTGAACTAAGACCATCAGCAGGTCTGAATTTCAGTGATGGGTACCAAGCAACTGCTGTATGCAAAGCAGTGACGAGTGGGGGAACATTTCTCACTTATGGGAAGAAGTTGCCAAAGCATGTGGCCTACGATGGAGCAGCTCATAAACCAGTCGAGTGGGATGCTTTCCTCAGGGCAAAGAATCTGAAAGTGTTGAACTACTAG
- the LOC133875860 gene encoding CRAL-TRIO domain-containing protein C3H8.02, with amino-acid sequence MALRLCQNLRHPLVPPSNFSMKATRTRKLSVQNSMLDQKDSRKLVLEVKEKLEKEYRSLPVGKNGRDDDDMILWFLKDRKFSVEDTVAKLTKAIKWRQEFKVSELSEESVKDVAQTGKAYVHDFLDVNDRPVLIVVGSKHFPAMHDPAENEKLCVFMIEKALGKLPAGKEEILGIFDLRGFGTDNADLNFLTFLFDVAYCYYPRRLGQVLFVEAPFVFKPIWQLARPLLKSYASLVRFCSVETVRKEYFTKGTVPASFRDRNDLSK; translated from the exons ATGGCGCTCCGTCTGTGTCAAAATCTTCGTCACCCGCTTGTCCCTCCAAGTAACTTTTCCATGAAAGCCACTCGAACTCGCAAGCTCTCAGTCCAGAACAGTATGCTAGACCAGAAAGATTCACGCAAG CTAGTTTTGGAAGTAAAAGAGAAGCTTGAAAAAGAATATCGTAGTCTTCCTGTAGGCAAAAATGGAAGAGATGATGACGATATGATCCTATGGTTTCTGAAGGACCGGAAGTTCTCTGTTGAAGATACTGTTGCAAAATTGACTAAAGCCATT AAATGGCGTCAAGAGTTCAAGGTGTCGGAATTGTCTGAAGAGTCGGTGAAAGATGTAGCTCAAACTGGAAAGGCATATGTGCATGATTTTCTTGATGTGAATGACAGACCAGTGCTCATAGTGGTGGGATCCAAGCATTTTCCTGCA ATGCACGATCCTGCAGAGAATGAGAAGCTCTGTGTCTTCATGATTGAGAAAGCATTGGGTAAGCTTCCTGCTGGGAAAGAAGAAATACTCGGAATATTTGATCTTCGGGGCTTTGGTACTGATAATGCAGATCTTAATTTTTTGACATTTCTG TTTGATGTAGCTTATTGTTATTATCCGAGGCGGTTGGGCCAAGTCCTCTTTGTGGAAGCTCCATTTGTGTTTAAGCCAATTTGGCAGCTTGCCAGGCCCTTGTTAAAATCATATGCTTCTCTG GTGAGATTTTGCTCGGTGGAGACTGTCAGGAAGGAATATTTTACAAAAGGGACAGTGCCGGCTAGCTTTAGAGACCGAAATGACTTATCAAAATAG